In a genomic window of Deltaproteobacteria bacterium:
- a CDS encoding histone deacetylase, translating to MKRVAWIYHPDYLLHTPPFEHPESPERLVAITDHLGGAGLIDRMVAVTPEYPDEADILSVHDREYLNKLESACRRGDLTLDSEDTYLNRHSFNIALLAAGGAIAGAKAVAEGTVDRAFCAIRPPGHHAGRDVGMGFCLLNNAAVAARYLQARHGVGKVLIVDWDVHHGNGTQNIFLEDPTVFFFSIHEHPTFLYPGTGRRWEIGKGKGEGATLNAPMAPGSGDAEYRTTFEQMLEPAVERFRPEIILVSAGFDAHRDDPLADLQVTEEGFRFMTR from the coding sequence ATGAAGCGAGTGGCCTGGATCTACCACCCCGACTACCTCCTCCACACCCCGCCGTTCGAGCACCCGGAGTCCCCGGAGCGCCTGGTCGCCATCACCGATCATCTCGGGGGGGCCGGCCTGATCGACCGGATGGTCGCGGTGACGCCCGAGTATCCGGACGAGGCGGATATCCTCTCCGTCCACGACCGGGAATATCTGAACAAGCTGGAGAGCGCCTGCCGGCGCGGCGACCTCACCCTCGACTCGGAGGACACCTACCTCAACCGGCACTCCTTCAACATCGCGCTCCTGGCGGCGGGAGGCGCGATCGCTGGGGCGAAGGCGGTGGCGGAAGGGACGGTCGACCGCGCCTTCTGCGCCATCCGGCCTCCGGGACACCACGCGGGGCGGGACGTGGGGATGGGATTCTGCCTCCTCAACAACGCGGCCGTCGCGGCCCGGTACCTCCAGGCAAGGCACGGTGTGGGGAAGGTCCTCATCGTCGACTGGGACGTCCACCACGGCAACGGCACGCAGAACATCTTCCTCGAGGACCCGACGGTCTTCTTTTTTAGCATCCACGAGCACCCCACCTTTCTCTACCCCGGCACCGGCCGCCGGTGGGAGATCGGCAAGGGGAAGGGGGAAGGCGCGACGCTCAACGCCCCGATGGCCCCCGGCTCGGGGGACGCGGAGTACCGGACGACCTTCGAGCAGATGCTCGAGCCGGCCGTGGAGCGGTTCCGGCCGGAGATCATCCTCGTCTCGGCGGGCTTCGACGCCCACCGCGACGACCCGCTGGCGGACCTCCAGGTGACGGAGGAGGGGTTCCGCTTCATGACCCGCCA
- a CDS encoding nitroreductase family protein, with protein sequence MDVFETMKGRQSIRKFRKDPVPREHILRMAEAASWAPTAGNSQNFRFIAVQERELIARMRGIVDEIVSRVTGSEVAGGKATYHNLFAFAPAVICVVGAPYESSTDRTLREKDPERYKARRFQVNPGLQGISAGITQFILAACALGYGTCWMTGPLIAKPELESALSVRHPEEMLAIIAVGKPDAAPPKPPRKPASEITTFR encoded by the coding sequence ATGGACGTCTTCGAGACGATGAAGGGCCGACAAAGCATCCGGAAGTTCCGGAAGGACCCGGTCCCGAGGGAACACATCCTGCGGATGGCGGAGGCCGCGTCGTGGGCGCCCACGGCGGGAAATTCCCAGAACTTCCGTTTCATCGCGGTCCAGGAACGGGAGTTGATCGCCCGGATGCGGGGAATCGTCGACGAGATCGTCTCGCGCGTCACCGGAAGCGAGGTCGCCGGAGGGAAGGCGACCTACCACAACCTGTTCGCCTTCGCCCCCGCCGTGATCTGCGTGGTCGGCGCCCCCTACGAATCGTCGACGGACAGGACGCTCCGCGAGAAGGACCCCGAGCGGTACAAAGCGCGCCGTTTCCAGGTGAACCCCGGGCTTCAGGGGATCTCGGCCGGGATCACCCAGTTCATCCTGGCGGCCTGCGCGCTGGGATACGGCACCTGCTGGATGACCGGTCCGCTGATCGCGAAGCCGGAGCTCGAATCGGCCCTCTCCGTCCGGCATCCCGAAGAGATGCTGGCGATCATCGCCGTGGGGAAACCGGACGCGGCGCCCCCGAAACCGCCGCGCAAGCCGGCGTCGGAGATCACGACATTCCGGTAG